The following proteins are co-located in the Manihot esculenta cultivar AM560-2 chromosome 9, M.esculenta_v8, whole genome shotgun sequence genome:
- the LOC110622148 gene encoding disease resistance protein RUN1 isoform X3 produces the protein MQHSKICIVVFSKNYASSIWCLDELVKIMELRKTVGLVVFPVFYDADPNQVWEQSGSYAEAFARHEELFKGQMDKVQGWRAVLREVTDLSGMDIQERHEADFIQDIVKKVGKRLDSSVLLHVPSYLVGIESRLKDINSWLQDVSNDPAIAIISGIGGIGKTVIAKKVYNLNLDRFEVSCFLSNIRETSKQPDGLTFLQNQLLEKSLNGKISKIKTVDEGSIKIKDAISCKRVLIVLDDVDQLEQLNAIIGMRDWLYPGSKIIITTRHEHLLSAYETYKKFRVKELDDGESLQLFSWHAFGENYPIEGYIEHSAKVIKRCFGIPLALQVLGSSLSVKYADEWESALEKYEAILDSKIQNILQISYDSLPDDHDKSLFLDIACFFVGRDVDYAVKILDGCGFYTKIGIQNLIDRQLVTIKDSKLMMHPLLRDMGREIIRQESPENLGKRSRIWYHGDAFTVLRQNIQGTEAIKGLILNLQTVMEEQQHMISCLNHAKREYHEDLISKSRQKRYRLGFFSWQPVENGLTASFSMSNEVVFETKIFAKMHKLKLLQLNYVKLNGSYKDFPKSLIWLCWHGFPLKFLPSNLHLEKLVVLDMRYSSLKYVWKGIRVLEQLKILNLSHSHDLVCTPDFSGLPNLEELKLKGCINLVEVDESIGDLKRLVSLNLKGCRRLRKLPRKIFMRRSLEKLVLSGCSNLDELPSELGKMESLKVLHADGIVSSTTTPCYSTFWSWLSQRHAIEFSFPLTSPPHSLVHLSLANCNLSDDSINFSSLHSLKYLNLSGNLIYCLPKSINGLMKLESLLLDHCNMLQSIPELPTSLKVLSAEKCTSLKRIANLPNLMRSLSLNLTGCQQLVEVRDLFKLEPIGILDVEIGNKLGLFNWDFMENIKVEMFSVMTKTSRTAPPQVLLECGICSIFLPGSEVPDWYNPQLGGSPISFTVPLSRGHKIHGLNVCTVYACNNLRNGSGDHHCTKVWNKTKDLKWTYSPTFYGIPETIESMLWLSHWKLGDLLEVGDELNVSVVMPTGYHVQKLGIHLVYEREKEDTQLNCEETQQNTSSWYQNFSIVDADMYRVQRDAFFLCNHDYLLHQEISECGRDNFQQHSQLFEQ, from the exons ATGCAACACTCTAAAATATGCATAGTTGTTTTCTCCAAAAACTATGCCTCTTCCATTTGGTGTCTTGATGAACTTGTGAAGATAATGGAATTAAGGAAAACTGTTGGGCTTGTTGTTTTTCCAGTTTTCTATGATGCAGATCCGAATCAAGTCTGGGAACAAAGTGGGAGTTATGCAGAAGCATTTGCTAGACATGAAGAGTTATTTAAAGGGCAGATGGACAAGGTGCAGGGATGGAGAGCAGTGCTTAGGGAAGTTACAGATTTGAGTGGGATggacatacaagaaag GCATGAGGCAGATTTTATTCAAGATATTGTCAAAAAGGTTGGGAAAAGGTTGGATTCTTCAGTATTATTGCATGTTCCCTCCTATTTAGTTGGAATAGAATCTCGACTAAAGGATATTAACTCTTGGTTACAAGATGTTTCAAATGATCCTGCTATCGCAATAATCTCTGGGATTGGTGGAATTGGGAAGACGGTCATTGCTAAGAAAGTTTATAACCTAAATTTAGACAGATTTGAAGTTAGTTGCTTTCTGTCCAATATCAGAGAAACTTCAAAACAACCTGATGGTTTAACTTTCTTGCAAAATCAACTTCTTGAGAAATCTCTTAATGGAAAGATAAGCAAAATCAAAACTGTAGATGAAGGAAGTATTAAGATAAAAGATGCAATAAGCTGCAAAAGAGTTCTTATTGTTCTTGATGATGTAGATCAATTGGAGCAATTAAATGCAATCATTGGAATGCGGGATTGGCTATATCCGGGCAGTAAAATCATCATAACAACTAGGCATGAGCATCTTCTTAGTGCATATGAAACTTACAAGAAGTTCAGAGTTAAGGAATTGGATGATGGTGAGTCACTTCAGCTCTTCAGTTGGCATGCCTTTGGAGAAAACTATCCGATTGAAGGTTACATAGAGCACTCAGCAAAAGTAATAAAGCGTTGTTTTGGTATTCCATTAGCTCTTCAAGTTTTGGGTTCTTCTCTATCTGTCAAATATGCAGATGAATGGGAAAGTGCATTAGAAAAGTATGAAGCAATTCTTGATagtaaaattcaaaatattctCCAAATAAGCTATGATTCTTTACCAGATGATCATGACAAAAGTTTATTTCTTGATATAGCTTGTTTCTTTGTTGGAAGAGATGTGGATTATGCAGTTAAAATACTTGACGGTTGTGGGTTCTACACAAAAATTGGAATTCAAAATCTCATTGACCGACAGCTTGTTACAATCAAAGACAGTAAGCTGATGATGCATCCTCTGCTTAGAGACATGGGAAGGGAAATTATTCGCCAAGAATCTCCTGAGAACCTGGGGAAACGCAGCCGAATATGGTATCACGGGGACGCATTCACTGTCTTGAGACAGAATATT CAGGGTACAGAAGCTATTAAAGGCCTCATCCTCAACCTACAAACAGTAATGGAAGAGCAGCAGCATATGATTTCTTGTTTGAATCATGCAAAACGAGAATACCATGAAGACCTGATTTCCAAATCCAGACAAAAACGATATCGTCTTGGCTTCTTCTCCTGGCAACCTGTGGAGAATGGCCTAACAGCTTCATTTTCCATGTCAAATGAAGTAGTTTTTGAAACAAAAATATTTGCAAAGATGCATAAATTAAAACTGCTCCAGCTTAATTATGTAAAGCTCAATGGAAGTTACAAAGATTTTCCTAAAAGTTTAATATGGTTGTGTTGGCATGGCTTCCCTTTGAAATTTTTACCATCCAATTTACATCTGGAGAAGCTTGTTGTTCTTGACATGCGCTATAGCAGTCTAAAATATGTTTGGAAAGGAATCAGG GTTCTTGAACAGTTGAAAATCCTCAATCTGAGCCACTCCCATGATCTTGTCTGCACCCCCGACTTCTCAGGGCTACCAAATCTTGAAGAATTGAAATTGAAAGGTTGCATAAATTTGGTTGAGGTTGATGAATCTATTGGGGACCTGAAGAGGCTTGTTTCCTTAAACTTGAAAGGCTGCAGAAGGCTTAGGAAGCTTCCAAGAAAAATTTTTATGCGGAGATCACTAGAAAAACTTGTTCTTTCTGGTTGCTCAAACCTTGATGAACTGCCCAGCGAACTTGGTAAAATGGAATCACTAAAGGTGCTTCATGCAGATGGCATAGTAAGTTCCACAACTACACCATGTTATTCAACCTTCTGGTCCTGGCTATCGCAAAGGCATGCCATAGAGTTCTCTTTTCCGCTGACTTCGCCACCTCACTCCTTAGTACACCTAAGTCTTGCCAATTGCAATCTATCAGATGATAGTATCAACTTTAGTAGCCTCCAttccttgaaatatttaaatttaagtggAAACTTGATTTATTGCCTACCAAAAAGCATTAACGGGCTTATGAAGCTTGAGTCCCTTCTATTAGATCACTGCAATATGCTACAATCAATCCCTGAACTTCCAACAAGTTTAAAGGTACTGAGTGCAGAAAAATGCACATCATTGAAAAGAATTGCAAATCTACCAAACTTGATGAGATCATTATCTTTAAACCTGACTGGTTGCCAACAACTAGTCGAGGTTCGAGACTTGTTCAAGTTAGAACCAATAGGCATTCTTGACGTAGAAATTGGCAATAAGTTGGGCTTGTTCAACTGGGATTTTATGGAAAATATTAAAGTTGAAATGTTCAGTGTTATGACAAAGACATCAAGGACAGCTCCTCCCCAG GTTTTACTTGAATGTGGCATATGTAGCATATTTCTTCCAGGGAGTGAGGTTCCAGACTGGTACAACCCTCAACTTGGGGGGTCACCAATATCTTTTACTGTGCCCCTATCCCGTGGTCACAAGATCCATGGTTTGAATGTATGCACTGTGTACGCATGTAATAATCTAAGAAATGGATCTGGTGATCATCATTGCACTAAGGTCTGGAATAAAACTAAGGATCTAAAGTGGACCTACAGCCCAACTTTCTATGGAATTCCTGAAACAATTGAGAGCATGCTATGGTTAAGCCACTGGAAATTAGGGGATCTGCTGGAAGTTGGGGATGAATTGAATGTTTCAGTGGTCATGCCAACTGGTTATCATGTGCAAAAGTTGGGGATCCATCTTGTGTACGAACGGGAAAAAGAGGATACCCAACTGAACTGTGAAGAAACACAGCAAAATACATCTTCCTGGTATCAAAATTTCAGCATTGTTGATGCAGATATGTACAGGGTACAGAGGGATGCTTTTTTTCTCTGCAACCATGATTATTTACTTCACCAAGAAATATCAGAATGTGGTCGGGATAACTTCCAGCAGCACAGCCAGTTATTTGAGCAATAA
- the LOC110622148 gene encoding disease resistance protein RUN1 isoform X1 — MADAGLSQCTFHVFLSFKGDDTGKNFSDHLYAALERDGFHTFRDDDGIVRGANFVAEVAKVMQHSKICIVVFSKNYASSIWCLDELVKIMELRKTVGLVVFPVFYDADPNQVWEQSGSYAEAFARHEELFKGQMDKVQGWRAVLREVTDLSGMDIQERHEADFIQDIVKKVGKRLDSSVLLHVPSYLVGIESRLKDINSWLQDVSNDPAIAIISGIGGIGKTVIAKKVYNLNLDRFEVSCFLSNIRETSKQPDGLTFLQNQLLEKSLNGKISKIKTVDEGSIKIKDAISCKRVLIVLDDVDQLEQLNAIIGMRDWLYPGSKIIITTRHEHLLSAYETYKKFRVKELDDGESLQLFSWHAFGENYPIEGYIEHSAKVIKRCFGIPLALQVLGSSLSVKYADEWESALEKYEAILDSKIQNILQISYDSLPDDHDKSLFLDIACFFVGRDVDYAVKILDGCGFYTKIGIQNLIDRQLVTIKDSKLMMHPLLRDMGREIIRQESPENLGKRSRIWYHGDAFTVLRQNIQGTEAIKGLILNLQTVMEEQQHMISCLNHAKREYHEDLISKSRQKRYRLGFFSWQPVENGLTASFSMSNEVVFETKIFAKMHKLKLLQLNYVKLNGSYKDFPKSLIWLCWHGFPLKFLPSNLHLEKLVVLDMRYSSLKYVWKGIRVLEQLKILNLSHSHDLVCTPDFSGLPNLEELKLKGCINLVEVDESIGDLKRLVSLNLKGCRRLRKLPRKIFMRRSLEKLVLSGCSNLDELPSELGKMESLKVLHADGIVSSTTTPCYSTFWSWLSQRHAIEFSFPLTSPPHSLVHLSLANCNLSDDSINFSSLHSLKYLNLSGNLIYCLPKSINGLMKLESLLLDHCNMLQSIPELPTSLKVLSAEKCTSLKRIANLPNLMRSLSLNLTGCQQLVEVRDLFKLEPIGILDVEIGNKLGLFNWDFMENIKVEMFSVMTKTSRTAPPQVLLECGICSIFLPGSEVPDWYNPQLGGSPISFTVPLSRGHKIHGLNVCTVYACNNLRNGSGDHHCTKVWNKTKDLKWTYSPTFYGIPETIESMLWLSHWKLGDLLEVGDELNVSVVMPTGYHVQKLGIHLVYEREKEDTQLNCEETQQNTSSWYQNFSIVDADMYRVQRDAFFLCNHDYLLHQEISECGRDNFQQHSQLFEQ; from the exons ATGGCTGATGCAGGACTTTCTCAATGTACATTTCATGTCTTCTTAAGCTTTAAAGGTGATGACACTGGAAAGAATTTTAGTGATCATTTATATGCAGCTCTGGAGCGAGATGGATTTCACACGTTTAGAGATGATGATGGAATTGTGAGAGGGGCGAACTTTGTTGCAGAAGTCGCAAAAGTGATGCAACACTCTAAAATATGCATAGTTGTTTTCTCCAAAAACTATGCCTCTTCCATTTGGTGTCTTGATGAACTTGTGAAGATAATGGAATTAAGGAAAACTGTTGGGCTTGTTGTTTTTCCAGTTTTCTATGATGCAGATCCGAATCAAGTCTGGGAACAAAGTGGGAGTTATGCAGAAGCATTTGCTAGACATGAAGAGTTATTTAAAGGGCAGATGGACAAGGTGCAGGGATGGAGAGCAGTGCTTAGGGAAGTTACAGATTTGAGTGGGATggacatacaagaaag GCATGAGGCAGATTTTATTCAAGATATTGTCAAAAAGGTTGGGAAAAGGTTGGATTCTTCAGTATTATTGCATGTTCCCTCCTATTTAGTTGGAATAGAATCTCGACTAAAGGATATTAACTCTTGGTTACAAGATGTTTCAAATGATCCTGCTATCGCAATAATCTCTGGGATTGGTGGAATTGGGAAGACGGTCATTGCTAAGAAAGTTTATAACCTAAATTTAGACAGATTTGAAGTTAGTTGCTTTCTGTCCAATATCAGAGAAACTTCAAAACAACCTGATGGTTTAACTTTCTTGCAAAATCAACTTCTTGAGAAATCTCTTAATGGAAAGATAAGCAAAATCAAAACTGTAGATGAAGGAAGTATTAAGATAAAAGATGCAATAAGCTGCAAAAGAGTTCTTATTGTTCTTGATGATGTAGATCAATTGGAGCAATTAAATGCAATCATTGGAATGCGGGATTGGCTATATCCGGGCAGTAAAATCATCATAACAACTAGGCATGAGCATCTTCTTAGTGCATATGAAACTTACAAGAAGTTCAGAGTTAAGGAATTGGATGATGGTGAGTCACTTCAGCTCTTCAGTTGGCATGCCTTTGGAGAAAACTATCCGATTGAAGGTTACATAGAGCACTCAGCAAAAGTAATAAAGCGTTGTTTTGGTATTCCATTAGCTCTTCAAGTTTTGGGTTCTTCTCTATCTGTCAAATATGCAGATGAATGGGAAAGTGCATTAGAAAAGTATGAAGCAATTCTTGATagtaaaattcaaaatattctCCAAATAAGCTATGATTCTTTACCAGATGATCATGACAAAAGTTTATTTCTTGATATAGCTTGTTTCTTTGTTGGAAGAGATGTGGATTATGCAGTTAAAATACTTGACGGTTGTGGGTTCTACACAAAAATTGGAATTCAAAATCTCATTGACCGACAGCTTGTTACAATCAAAGACAGTAAGCTGATGATGCATCCTCTGCTTAGAGACATGGGAAGGGAAATTATTCGCCAAGAATCTCCTGAGAACCTGGGGAAACGCAGCCGAATATGGTATCACGGGGACGCATTCACTGTCTTGAGACAGAATATT CAGGGTACAGAAGCTATTAAAGGCCTCATCCTCAACCTACAAACAGTAATGGAAGAGCAGCAGCATATGATTTCTTGTTTGAATCATGCAAAACGAGAATACCATGAAGACCTGATTTCCAAATCCAGACAAAAACGATATCGTCTTGGCTTCTTCTCCTGGCAACCTGTGGAGAATGGCCTAACAGCTTCATTTTCCATGTCAAATGAAGTAGTTTTTGAAACAAAAATATTTGCAAAGATGCATAAATTAAAACTGCTCCAGCTTAATTATGTAAAGCTCAATGGAAGTTACAAAGATTTTCCTAAAAGTTTAATATGGTTGTGTTGGCATGGCTTCCCTTTGAAATTTTTACCATCCAATTTACATCTGGAGAAGCTTGTTGTTCTTGACATGCGCTATAGCAGTCTAAAATATGTTTGGAAAGGAATCAGG GTTCTTGAACAGTTGAAAATCCTCAATCTGAGCCACTCCCATGATCTTGTCTGCACCCCCGACTTCTCAGGGCTACCAAATCTTGAAGAATTGAAATTGAAAGGTTGCATAAATTTGGTTGAGGTTGATGAATCTATTGGGGACCTGAAGAGGCTTGTTTCCTTAAACTTGAAAGGCTGCAGAAGGCTTAGGAAGCTTCCAAGAAAAATTTTTATGCGGAGATCACTAGAAAAACTTGTTCTTTCTGGTTGCTCAAACCTTGATGAACTGCCCAGCGAACTTGGTAAAATGGAATCACTAAAGGTGCTTCATGCAGATGGCATAGTAAGTTCCACAACTACACCATGTTATTCAACCTTCTGGTCCTGGCTATCGCAAAGGCATGCCATAGAGTTCTCTTTTCCGCTGACTTCGCCACCTCACTCCTTAGTACACCTAAGTCTTGCCAATTGCAATCTATCAGATGATAGTATCAACTTTAGTAGCCTCCAttccttgaaatatttaaatttaagtggAAACTTGATTTATTGCCTACCAAAAAGCATTAACGGGCTTATGAAGCTTGAGTCCCTTCTATTAGATCACTGCAATATGCTACAATCAATCCCTGAACTTCCAACAAGTTTAAAGGTACTGAGTGCAGAAAAATGCACATCATTGAAAAGAATTGCAAATCTACCAAACTTGATGAGATCATTATCTTTAAACCTGACTGGTTGCCAACAACTAGTCGAGGTTCGAGACTTGTTCAAGTTAGAACCAATAGGCATTCTTGACGTAGAAATTGGCAATAAGTTGGGCTTGTTCAACTGGGATTTTATGGAAAATATTAAAGTTGAAATGTTCAGTGTTATGACAAAGACATCAAGGACAGCTCCTCCCCAG GTTTTACTTGAATGTGGCATATGTAGCATATTTCTTCCAGGGAGTGAGGTTCCAGACTGGTACAACCCTCAACTTGGGGGGTCACCAATATCTTTTACTGTGCCCCTATCCCGTGGTCACAAGATCCATGGTTTGAATGTATGCACTGTGTACGCATGTAATAATCTAAGAAATGGATCTGGTGATCATCATTGCACTAAGGTCTGGAATAAAACTAAGGATCTAAAGTGGACCTACAGCCCAACTTTCTATGGAATTCCTGAAACAATTGAGAGCATGCTATGGTTAAGCCACTGGAAATTAGGGGATCTGCTGGAAGTTGGGGATGAATTGAATGTTTCAGTGGTCATGCCAACTGGTTATCATGTGCAAAAGTTGGGGATCCATCTTGTGTACGAACGGGAAAAAGAGGATACCCAACTGAACTGTGAAGAAACACAGCAAAATACATCTTCCTGGTATCAAAATTTCAGCATTGTTGATGCAGATATGTACAGGGTACAGAGGGATGCTTTTTTTCTCTGCAACCATGATTATTTACTTCACCAAGAAATATCAGAATGTGGTCGGGATAACTTCCAGCAGCACAGCCAGTTATTTGAGCAATAA
- the LOC110622148 gene encoding disease resistance protein RUN1 isoform X2, which translates to MADAGLSQCTFHVFLSFKGDDTGKNFSDHLYAALERDGFHTFRDDDGIVRGANFVAEVAKVMQHSKICIVVFSKNYASSIWCLDELVKIMELRKTVGLVVFPVFYDADPNQVWEQSGSYAEAFARHEELFKGQMDKVQGWRAVLREVTDLSGMDIQERHEADFIQDIVKKVGKRLDSSVLLHVPSYLVGIESRLKDINSWLQDVSNDPAIAIISGIGGIGKTVIAKKVYNLNLDRFEVSCFLSNIRETSKQPDGLTFLQNQLLEKSLNGKISKIKTVDEGSIKIKDAISCKRVLIVLDDVDQLEQLNAIIGMRDWLYPGSKIIITTRHEHLLSAYETYKKFRVKELDDGESLQLFSWHAFGENYPIEGYIEHSAKVIKRCFGIPLALQVLGSSLSVKYADEWESALEKYEAILDSKIQNILQISYDSLPDDHDKSLFLDIACFFVGRDVDYAVKILDGCGFYTKIGIQNLIDRQLVTIKDSKLMMHPLLRDMGREIIRQESPENLGKRSRIWYHGDAFTVLRQNIGTEAIKGLILNLQTVMEEQQHMISCLNHAKREYHEDLISKSRQKRYRLGFFSWQPVENGLTASFSMSNEVVFETKIFAKMHKLKLLQLNYVKLNGSYKDFPKSLIWLCWHGFPLKFLPSNLHLEKLVVLDMRYSSLKYVWKGIRVLEQLKILNLSHSHDLVCTPDFSGLPNLEELKLKGCINLVEVDESIGDLKRLVSLNLKGCRRLRKLPRKIFMRRSLEKLVLSGCSNLDELPSELGKMESLKVLHADGIVSSTTTPCYSTFWSWLSQRHAIEFSFPLTSPPHSLVHLSLANCNLSDDSINFSSLHSLKYLNLSGNLIYCLPKSINGLMKLESLLLDHCNMLQSIPELPTSLKVLSAEKCTSLKRIANLPNLMRSLSLNLTGCQQLVEVRDLFKLEPIGILDVEIGNKLGLFNWDFMENIKVEMFSVMTKTSRTAPPQVLLECGICSIFLPGSEVPDWYNPQLGGSPISFTVPLSRGHKIHGLNVCTVYACNNLRNGSGDHHCTKVWNKTKDLKWTYSPTFYGIPETIESMLWLSHWKLGDLLEVGDELNVSVVMPTGYHVQKLGIHLVYEREKEDTQLNCEETQQNTSSWYQNFSIVDADMYRVQRDAFFLCNHDYLLHQEISECGRDNFQQHSQLFEQ; encoded by the exons ATGGCTGATGCAGGACTTTCTCAATGTACATTTCATGTCTTCTTAAGCTTTAAAGGTGATGACACTGGAAAGAATTTTAGTGATCATTTATATGCAGCTCTGGAGCGAGATGGATTTCACACGTTTAGAGATGATGATGGAATTGTGAGAGGGGCGAACTTTGTTGCAGAAGTCGCAAAAGTGATGCAACACTCTAAAATATGCATAGTTGTTTTCTCCAAAAACTATGCCTCTTCCATTTGGTGTCTTGATGAACTTGTGAAGATAATGGAATTAAGGAAAACTGTTGGGCTTGTTGTTTTTCCAGTTTTCTATGATGCAGATCCGAATCAAGTCTGGGAACAAAGTGGGAGTTATGCAGAAGCATTTGCTAGACATGAAGAGTTATTTAAAGGGCAGATGGACAAGGTGCAGGGATGGAGAGCAGTGCTTAGGGAAGTTACAGATTTGAGTGGGATggacatacaagaaag GCATGAGGCAGATTTTATTCAAGATATTGTCAAAAAGGTTGGGAAAAGGTTGGATTCTTCAGTATTATTGCATGTTCCCTCCTATTTAGTTGGAATAGAATCTCGACTAAAGGATATTAACTCTTGGTTACAAGATGTTTCAAATGATCCTGCTATCGCAATAATCTCTGGGATTGGTGGAATTGGGAAGACGGTCATTGCTAAGAAAGTTTATAACCTAAATTTAGACAGATTTGAAGTTAGTTGCTTTCTGTCCAATATCAGAGAAACTTCAAAACAACCTGATGGTTTAACTTTCTTGCAAAATCAACTTCTTGAGAAATCTCTTAATGGAAAGATAAGCAAAATCAAAACTGTAGATGAAGGAAGTATTAAGATAAAAGATGCAATAAGCTGCAAAAGAGTTCTTATTGTTCTTGATGATGTAGATCAATTGGAGCAATTAAATGCAATCATTGGAATGCGGGATTGGCTATATCCGGGCAGTAAAATCATCATAACAACTAGGCATGAGCATCTTCTTAGTGCATATGAAACTTACAAGAAGTTCAGAGTTAAGGAATTGGATGATGGTGAGTCACTTCAGCTCTTCAGTTGGCATGCCTTTGGAGAAAACTATCCGATTGAAGGTTACATAGAGCACTCAGCAAAAGTAATAAAGCGTTGTTTTGGTATTCCATTAGCTCTTCAAGTTTTGGGTTCTTCTCTATCTGTCAAATATGCAGATGAATGGGAAAGTGCATTAGAAAAGTATGAAGCAATTCTTGATagtaaaattcaaaatattctCCAAATAAGCTATGATTCTTTACCAGATGATCATGACAAAAGTTTATTTCTTGATATAGCTTGTTTCTTTGTTGGAAGAGATGTGGATTATGCAGTTAAAATACTTGACGGTTGTGGGTTCTACACAAAAATTGGAATTCAAAATCTCATTGACCGACAGCTTGTTACAATCAAAGACAGTAAGCTGATGATGCATCCTCTGCTTAGAGACATGGGAAGGGAAATTATTCGCCAAGAATCTCCTGAGAACCTGGGGAAACGCAGCCGAATATGGTATCACGGGGACGCATTCACTGTCTTGAGACAGAATATT GGTACAGAAGCTATTAAAGGCCTCATCCTCAACCTACAAACAGTAATGGAAGAGCAGCAGCATATGATTTCTTGTTTGAATCATGCAAAACGAGAATACCATGAAGACCTGATTTCCAAATCCAGACAAAAACGATATCGTCTTGGCTTCTTCTCCTGGCAACCTGTGGAGAATGGCCTAACAGCTTCATTTTCCATGTCAAATGAAGTAGTTTTTGAAACAAAAATATTTGCAAAGATGCATAAATTAAAACTGCTCCAGCTTAATTATGTAAAGCTCAATGGAAGTTACAAAGATTTTCCTAAAAGTTTAATATGGTTGTGTTGGCATGGCTTCCCTTTGAAATTTTTACCATCCAATTTACATCTGGAGAAGCTTGTTGTTCTTGACATGCGCTATAGCAGTCTAAAATATGTTTGGAAAGGAATCAGG GTTCTTGAACAGTTGAAAATCCTCAATCTGAGCCACTCCCATGATCTTGTCTGCACCCCCGACTTCTCAGGGCTACCAAATCTTGAAGAATTGAAATTGAAAGGTTGCATAAATTTGGTTGAGGTTGATGAATCTATTGGGGACCTGAAGAGGCTTGTTTCCTTAAACTTGAAAGGCTGCAGAAGGCTTAGGAAGCTTCCAAGAAAAATTTTTATGCGGAGATCACTAGAAAAACTTGTTCTTTCTGGTTGCTCAAACCTTGATGAACTGCCCAGCGAACTTGGTAAAATGGAATCACTAAAGGTGCTTCATGCAGATGGCATAGTAAGTTCCACAACTACACCATGTTATTCAACCTTCTGGTCCTGGCTATCGCAAAGGCATGCCATAGAGTTCTCTTTTCCGCTGACTTCGCCACCTCACTCCTTAGTACACCTAAGTCTTGCCAATTGCAATCTATCAGATGATAGTATCAACTTTAGTAGCCTCCAttccttgaaatatttaaatttaagtggAAACTTGATTTATTGCCTACCAAAAAGCATTAACGGGCTTATGAAGCTTGAGTCCCTTCTATTAGATCACTGCAATATGCTACAATCAATCCCTGAACTTCCAACAAGTTTAAAGGTACTGAGTGCAGAAAAATGCACATCATTGAAAAGAATTGCAAATCTACCAAACTTGATGAGATCATTATCTTTAAACCTGACTGGTTGCCAACAACTAGTCGAGGTTCGAGACTTGTTCAAGTTAGAACCAATAGGCATTCTTGACGTAGAAATTGGCAATAAGTTGGGCTTGTTCAACTGGGATTTTATGGAAAATATTAAAGTTGAAATGTTCAGTGTTATGACAAAGACATCAAGGACAGCTCCTCCCCAG GTTTTACTTGAATGTGGCATATGTAGCATATTTCTTCCAGGGAGTGAGGTTCCAGACTGGTACAACCCTCAACTTGGGGGGTCACCAATATCTTTTACTGTGCCCCTATCCCGTGGTCACAAGATCCATGGTTTGAATGTATGCACTGTGTACGCATGTAATAATCTAAGAAATGGATCTGGTGATCATCATTGCACTAAGGTCTGGAATAAAACTAAGGATCTAAAGTGGACCTACAGCCCAACTTTCTATGGAATTCCTGAAACAATTGAGAGCATGCTATGGTTAAGCCACTGGAAATTAGGGGATCTGCTGGAAGTTGGGGATGAATTGAATGTTTCAGTGGTCATGCCAACTGGTTATCATGTGCAAAAGTTGGGGATCCATCTTGTGTACGAACGGGAAAAAGAGGATACCCAACTGAACTGTGAAGAAACACAGCAAAATACATCTTCCTGGTATCAAAATTTCAGCATTGTTGATGCAGATATGTACAGGGTACAGAGGGATGCTTTTTTTCTCTGCAACCATGATTATTTACTTCACCAAGAAATATCAGAATGTGGTCGGGATAACTTCCAGCAGCACAGCCAGTTATTTGAGCAATAA